The Anaerolineae bacterium genome includes a region encoding these proteins:
- a CDS encoding tetratricopeptide repeat protein — translation MYIRRDRSRLHFGHQRRGRQAGLLAALAVVLALTGLVAWQFERLEREVAALFGPPATPTPSAPMVARQAYLSYVNGDLAAAADGYAAALAMEPDNADYLYEYAHCLLLLNRGEEGLSAAERLAALAPGDPRGQALQVLALYQLNRLDEAIAIGLSVIEAHPTYAETYAYLAWAYADIGRWMQAVQMGERAVELNPDSVDAYRAYAYALTWVGDRESAIKALERAIELHPTLDFLYFEAAEKYRALENVPAAIAAYERVLAIKPTNTRALLRLCETYFNLREDARAQEYCEQALAIDPTYADAWRQVGLVYYQQGLYQRAVDAFEQCIAFGSESIFCWYVRGLAYYYLGRCDLAVPILHESMTRTQSDRVLGFIREGLRLCNQDPTPLLPGETPAATETPTG, via the coding sequence ATGTACATCCGTCGTGACCGTTCCCGGCTGCATTTCGGTCACCAGCGCCGGGGCCGGCAGGCCGGCCTGCTGGCGGCGCTGGCGGTTGTCCTGGCGCTGACCGGACTGGTGGCCTGGCAGTTTGAACGCCTGGAGCGGGAGGTCGCCGCCCTGTTCGGCCCGCCCGCCACGCCTACGCCCTCCGCGCCGATGGTCGCCCGGCAGGCATACCTGAGCTACGTCAACGGCGACCTGGCCGCTGCCGCGGATGGCTACGCCGCCGCCCTGGCGATGGAGCCGGATAACGCCGATTACCTCTACGAATACGCCCACTGTCTGCTGCTGCTCAACCGGGGAGAGGAAGGGCTGTCCGCCGCCGAGCGCCTGGCGGCGCTGGCCCCCGGCGATCCGCGCGGCCAGGCCCTGCAGGTACTGGCTCTCTACCAACTCAACCGTCTGGATGAGGCTATCGCCATCGGCCTGAGCGTCATCGAGGCACACCCGACCTACGCCGAAACATACGCCTACCTGGCCTGGGCCTACGCTGACATCGGACGCTGGATGCAGGCCGTGCAGATGGGCGAACGCGCGGTGGAATTGAACCCGGACAGCGTGGACGCCTACCGCGCTTACGCTTACGCCCTGACCTGGGTCGGCGACCGCGAGAGCGCGATCAAGGCGCTGGAACGGGCCATTGAATTACACCCGACGCTGGACTTCCTGTACTTTGAAGCGGCGGAGAAATACCGCGCCCTGGAAAACGTCCCGGCAGCGATCGCCGCGTACGAACGTGTGCTGGCTATCAAGCCGACCAACACCCGCGCTCTGCTGCGGCTGTGTGAAACGTACTTCAACCTGCGGGAAGACGCCCGCGCCCAGGAATACTGTGAGCAGGCGCTGGCCATCGACCCAACTTATGCTGATGCCTGGCGGCAGGTCGGGCTGGTGTACTACCAGCAGGGGCTTTACCAGCGGGCTGTCGATGCCTTTGAGCAATGCATCGCGTTTGGCTCGGAGAGCATCTTCTGCTGGTACGTACGTGGTCTGGCCTACTACTACCTGGGACGCTGCGATCTGGCCGTCCCGATCCTGCATGAATCGATGACCCGCACCCAGTCCGACCGGGTGCTGGGCTTCATCCGGGAAGGGTTGCGCCTGTGTAACCAGGACCCCACCCCCCTCCTGCCGGGCGAAACGCCAGCGGCCACCGAAACCCCGACCGGGTAG